Proteins encoded by one window of Modestobacter marinus:
- a CDS encoding GtrA family protein → MTSASDQRTTGRVLVVPVHRAADRLVRRLSRDDGGGQFFRFVAVGGLANVLYALLFLLTAGAGAQAANLVGALASSVVANELHRRLTFRAGGRVSWHTAQWEGGGLALAGMVATSAALGWVATVAPGRGALGDLATVAVVTGAIGLIRFVALRWAFGARTPRCV, encoded by the coding sequence GTGACCAGCGCGAGCGACCAGCGGACGACCGGGCGCGTGCTCGTCGTGCCGGTCCACCGCGCTGCGGACCGGCTGGTGCGCCGGCTCAGCCGGGACGACGGCGGTGGCCAGTTCTTCCGCTTCGTGGCCGTCGGTGGCCTGGCGAACGTCCTGTACGCCCTGCTCTTCCTGCTCACCGCGGGCGCCGGGGCCCAGGCGGCCAACCTGGTGGGGGCGCTCGCCTCCTCGGTCGTCGCCAACGAGCTCCACCGCCGGCTCACGTTCCGGGCCGGCGGCCGGGTCAGCTGGCACACCGCTCAGTGGGAGGGGGGCGGCCTGGCGCTGGCCGGCATGGTGGCGACCTCGGCGGCCCTCGGGTGGGTCGCCACGGTCGCTCCCGGCAGGGGCGCCCTCGGCGACCTCGCCACCGTCGCCGTCGTCACCGGGGCCATCGGGCTGATCCGCTTCGTCGCACTGCGCTGGGCCTTCGGCGCCCGGACCCCCCGCTGCGTCTGA
- a CDS encoding response regulator transcription factor yields the protein MTRVMLVDDQEMIRAGLRAIIGAHPKLEVVAEAGDGLAVLRQLDEARPDVVLMDIRMPGIDGVEATRRIRLTRPAEQLRILVLTTFDQDENVLQALRAGADGFLSKGAGPTELTDAILSVAAGARALSPSAVSAVVEHVVQQRPVDVDPAMAARFAGLTPREREVVAAIAAGLDAAEIAERFFLSPFTVKTHANRAMTKVRARDRAQLVAFAIRAGISPQ from the coding sequence GTGACCCGGGTGATGCTGGTCGACGACCAGGAGATGATCCGCGCCGGGCTGCGCGCCATCATCGGCGCCCATCCCAAGCTGGAGGTCGTGGCGGAGGCCGGGGACGGGCTCGCCGTGCTGCGGCAGCTCGACGAGGCACGTCCCGACGTGGTCCTGATGGACATCCGGATGCCCGGCATCGACGGGGTGGAGGCCACCCGGCGGATCCGGCTCACCCGGCCCGCCGAGCAGCTCCGGATCCTGGTGCTGACCACCTTCGACCAGGACGAGAACGTGCTGCAGGCACTGAGGGCCGGCGCCGACGGTTTCCTCAGCAAGGGCGCCGGGCCCACCGAGCTGACCGACGCGATCCTGTCCGTGGCCGCGGGTGCCCGCGCCCTCTCCCCCAGCGCGGTCAGCGCGGTGGTCGAGCACGTCGTGCAGCAGCGCCCGGTCGACGTCGACCCGGCGATGGCCGCCCGGTTCGCCGGGCTCACGCCCCGCGAGCGCGAGGTCGTCGCCGCGATCGCCGCCGGTCTCGACGCCGCCGAGATCGCCGAGCGGTTCTTCCTCTCCCCGTTCACCGTGAAGACGCACGCCAACCGGGCGATGACCAAGGTCCGGGCCCGGGATCGGGCGCAGCTGGTCGCGTTCGCGATCCGGGCGGGCATCAGCCCGCAGTAG
- a CDS encoding sensor histidine kinase — protein MTGSTSRAGDMPRPPVWMRRSRLLEVSTPVVIGATFAAGIATVPFADHGPGGLAALLLSAAGVVLGYRWPLAGIGLLALGPLVAHAAGAEPLVMWQVAVFGTFLLTLRGVSGLLSGPVVGLANFLAVGLAAGSFGAGNPIAWIAGAAALAAAATGSAIRGQQQYWAALQDRTHEAVAGRDAAVQRSVAEERLRIARDLHDTLGHEIAVVSMHLGAAEVQLPAAAGPARQHLAAARGSVKSLLAETQEILRVLHTGTDGTDPGPVASHRDVPDLVEKVRAAGLQVDAVLGDLSRELPPQISAAAYRITQEALTNAQRHSRGRVRLTVDVSGPTVTVEAVNDVGPQADVDRAGRGLIGMRERASAAGGRLDVTVDNGRFVVRAELPVLDGALR, from the coding sequence GTGACCGGGTCCACCTCGCGAGCGGGGGACATGCCCCGTCCCCCGGTGTGGATGCGCCGCTCCCGGCTGCTCGAGGTCAGCACCCCGGTCGTCATCGGCGCGACGTTCGCGGCGGGCATCGCCACCGTGCCGTTCGCGGACCACGGTCCCGGTGGCCTGGCTGCGCTGCTGCTCAGCGCCGCCGGCGTCGTCCTGGGCTACCGGTGGCCGCTGGCCGGCATCGGCCTGCTGGCCCTCGGTCCCCTGGTCGCCCACGCCGCGGGCGCCGAGCCGCTCGTGATGTGGCAGGTCGCGGTGTTCGGGACGTTCCTGCTCACCCTGCGCGGCGTCTCCGGCCTGCTGAGCGGGCCGGTGGTCGGTCTCGCGAACTTCCTCGCCGTCGGCCTCGCCGCAGGCTCGTTCGGCGCGGGGAACCCGATCGCCTGGATCGCCGGGGCGGCCGCCCTCGCGGCGGCAGCCACCGGGAGTGCCATCCGGGGCCAGCAGCAGTACTGGGCGGCGCTCCAGGACCGCACGCACGAGGCGGTCGCGGGTCGGGACGCCGCCGTGCAGCGCAGCGTCGCGGAGGAGCGGTTGCGGATCGCCCGGGACCTGCACGACACCCTCGGTCACGAGATCGCGGTGGTGAGCATGCACCTGGGCGCGGCGGAGGTGCAGCTGCCCGCAGCTGCCGGACCCGCCCGGCAGCACCTCGCCGCCGCCCGGGGCAGTGTGAAGTCACTGCTGGCCGAGACCCAGGAGATCCTCCGGGTGCTGCACACCGGCACGGATGGCACCGATCCGGGTCCGGTGGCCAGCCACCGGGACGTCCCGGACCTGGTCGAGAAGGTGCGCGCCGCGGGCCTGCAGGTGGACGCCGTGCTCGGCGACCTGTCCCGTGAGCTGCCGCCGCAGATCAGCGCGGCCGCCTACCGGATCACCCAGGAGGCACTGACCAACGCCCAGCGCCACAGCCGCGGACGCGTGCGGCTGACCGTCGACGTCTCCGGCCCCACGGTCACCGTGGAGGCGGTGAACGACGTCGGACCGCAGGCCGACGTCGACCGGGCCGGGCGGGGGCTGATCGGGATGCGGGAGCGGGCCTCCGCCGCCGGCGGCCGGCTCGACGTCACGGTCGACAACGGGCGCTTCGTCGTCCGGGCCGAGCTGCCCGTCCTCGACGGGGCGCTGCGGTGA
- a CDS encoding MMPL family transporter, which yields MLALWLVALVGLGGAVGGIGSAFTDSTDLPDSESSTAYALLAQAGADPGDDATSTGNVVWQTDGVPVTDPAVVTQVQDVLTQIAATPGVESVVSPYDAAGAAQVSADGTIAYATVTVTEDAEVEQITELADSLDSNTLLAVTGGSAFDPGFSAGGPAEVIGVLCALVILLLVFRSVWAAVLPIVTGVAGVGVAALVVLLGSNVIDLPSYSLSMGSLVGLGVGIDYALFIVNRHRKALLSGLPLRESIAQAVDTSGRAVVFAGATVVVALLGMTVLDIGILTGMALGAAVTVGFTVLSALTLLPALLAVLGNRVLGRRQRRALAAGEPVTEPGGGLWTRWATAVQRRPAILGVVAAALVVLLAAPALSIRLGTADASSDPAGSDTHEYHQAMAGGFGPGFDAPLLLVGQTPDDVSRAAFTTLAGQLSSVEDVASVSAPPPAAGQEIGVITVTPASTAQAEETADLVTTLREDVVPAAEDGTGLQVYVGGSTASGIDFAQALTSKLPVYLAIIAVLGFVLLALAFRSVLVPLIGAVTNLLSIAAGLGLVTAVFQFGWGSALFGVGSAAPVEPFVSVMVVGIVFGLSMDYQVFLVSRMHEEWTHTCDHGRAVRVGMAETGRVIATAAVIMACVFAAFGFSGERIIAELGVGMGAAVLVDAFLVRLVLVPAVMHRVGAGTWWYPRWAERITPRVSIEGPSATPAEDPTVPELETAGQR from the coding sequence GTGCTCGCCCTGTGGCTGGTCGCGCTCGTCGGCCTGGGCGGAGCGGTGGGTGGGATCGGATCGGCGTTCACCGACTCCACCGACCTGCCCGACAGCGAGTCCAGCACCGCCTACGCCCTGCTGGCTCAGGCCGGCGCGGACCCCGGCGACGACGCCACCAGCACCGGGAACGTGGTCTGGCAGACCGACGGCGTCCCGGTCACCGATCCTGCCGTGGTCACCCAGGTGCAGGACGTGCTGACGCAGATCGCCGCGACCCCCGGGGTCGAGTCGGTGGTCAGCCCCTACGACGCGGCCGGTGCCGCCCAGGTGAGCGCCGACGGCACGATCGCCTACGCGACCGTGACCGTGACCGAGGACGCCGAGGTCGAGCAGATCACCGAGCTCGCCGACTCCCTGGACAGCAACACCCTGCTGGCCGTGACCGGCGGGTCCGCCTTCGACCCCGGGTTCAGCGCCGGCGGACCGGCCGAGGTCATCGGGGTGCTCTGCGCACTGGTCATCTTGCTGCTGGTGTTCCGGTCGGTGTGGGCCGCCGTGCTGCCGATCGTCACCGGCGTCGCCGGGGTCGGCGTCGCCGCGCTGGTGGTCCTGCTCGGCTCCAACGTCATCGACCTGCCCAGCTACTCGCTGTCCATGGGTTCCCTCGTCGGGCTCGGAGTGGGCATCGACTACGCGCTGTTCATCGTCAACCGGCACCGCAAGGCGCTGCTGTCGGGCCTGCCGCTACGGGAGTCCATCGCCCAGGCCGTGGACACCTCCGGCCGGGCCGTCGTGTTCGCCGGGGCCACGGTCGTGGTGGCGCTGCTGGGCATGACCGTGCTGGACATCGGCATCCTCACCGGCATGGCGCTGGGTGCGGCGGTCACCGTCGGGTTCACGGTGCTGTCCGCACTGACCCTGCTGCCCGCGTTGCTCGCCGTGCTGGGCAACCGGGTGCTCGGCCGCCGCCAGCGCCGCGCCCTGGCCGCCGGCGAGCCGGTCACCGAGCCCGGCGGCGGCCTGTGGACCCGCTGGGCCACCGCCGTCCAGCGCCGTCCGGCCATCCTGGGCGTCGTCGCGGCCGCGCTGGTCGTGCTGCTCGCCGCGCCCGCACTCAGCATCCGACTGGGCACTGCCGACGCCAGCAGCGACCCGGCCGGCTCGGACACCCACGAGTACCACCAGGCGATGGCCGGGGGCTTCGGTCCTGGGTTCGACGCTCCGCTGCTGCTGGTCGGCCAGACGCCCGACGACGTCTCGCGCGCCGCGTTCACCACCCTGGCCGGGCAGCTCTCCTCCGTCGAGGACGTGGCCTCGGTGAGCGCGCCACCGCCGGCCGCCGGGCAGGAGATCGGCGTCATCACCGTGACGCCGGCGTCGACCGCGCAGGCCGAGGAGACCGCCGACCTGGTCACCACACTGCGCGAGGACGTGGTCCCGGCCGCCGAGGACGGCACCGGCCTGCAGGTGTACGTCGGCGGCAGCACCGCCAGCGGCATCGACTTCGCCCAGGCGCTGACGTCGAAGCTGCCGGTCTACCTGGCGATCATCGCCGTGCTGGGCTTCGTGCTGCTGGCTCTCGCCTTCCGCAGCGTGCTGGTGCCGCTGATCGGCGCGGTCACCAACCTGCTGTCCATCGCCGCGGGCCTGGGCCTCGTCACCGCGGTCTTCCAGTTCGGCTGGGGCTCGGCCCTGTTCGGGGTGGGCTCGGCGGCACCGGTGGAGCCGTTCGTGTCGGTGATGGTCGTCGGCATCGTCTTCGGGCTGTCGATGGACTACCAGGTGTTCCTGGTCAGCCGGATGCACGAGGAGTGGACGCACACCTGCGACCACGGCCGCGCCGTCCGGGTCGGCATGGCCGAGACCGGCCGGGTGATCGCCACCGCCGCCGTCATCATGGCCTGCGTGTTCGCCGCCTTCGGGTTCTCCGGTGAGCGGATCATCGCCGAACTCGGGGTGGGCATGGGCGCCGCCGTCCTGGTCGACGCCTTCCTCGTCCGGCTGGTGCTGGTGCCCGCGGTCATGCACCGCGTCGGCGCAGGCACCTGGTGGTACCCGCGCTGGGCGGAGCGGATCACCCCGCGGGTGTCCATCGAGGGGCCGTCGGCCACACCGGCCGAGGACCCGACGGTCCCGGAGCTCGAGACCGCGGGTCAGCGCTGA
- a CDS encoding TetR/AcrR family transcriptional regulator has product MVIRAGAVNRGPAAAGDNRRAILAAARRVMAERGYRVPLSTIVREAGVSQGVLYRHFPTRLDLALAVFEDNFTELAAVAADPGPDAFPRLWARLVELTVESSAFVEMVLDARQELPGYRGNARLLELVEATLPRAQEAGSVAAGLTPADVLLAWRMVFGVVVTAADPGDIAPAVARVRALLPLP; this is encoded by the coding sequence ATGGTCATACGTGCTGGCGCCGTCAACCGCGGTCCCGCGGCGGCCGGCGACAACCGCCGGGCGATCCTCGCCGCGGCACGCCGGGTGATGGCCGAACGCGGCTACCGGGTGCCGCTCAGCACGATCGTGCGCGAGGCAGGGGTGAGTCAGGGCGTCCTGTACCGCCACTTCCCCACCCGGCTGGACCTGGCCCTCGCCGTCTTCGAGGACAACTTCACCGAGCTGGCAGCCGTCGCCGCCGATCCCGGGCCCGACGCGTTCCCCCGGCTCTGGGCTCGGCTCGTCGAGCTGACCGTCGAGTCGTCCGCCTTCGTGGAGATGGTGCTGGACGCACGCCAGGAGCTGCCGGGGTACCGCGGGAACGCTCGGCTCCTGGAGCTGGTCGAGGCCACCCTGCCGCGGGCGCAGGAGGCGGGATCCGTGGCGGCCGGCCTCACCCCGGCCGACGTCCTCCTGGCGTGGCGGATGGTCTTCGGGGTGGTGGTCACCGCTGCCGATCCCGGCGACATCGCACCCGCCGTCGCGCGGGTGCGCGCCCTGCTGCCCCTCCCCTGA
- a CDS encoding FAD-binding protein, with the protein MTTADGTTQDETFDVVVVGSGAAAFATALGAVDEGLSAVLLESTDKWGGSTAMSGGGMWLPDNPLMARAGVGDSREEALTYLAATVGEEGVAASRARQEAFVDGVADFVTTAERHGMRFARATDYPDYYPERPGGKVGRSMEVEPLDSKAIGDWWRTLRNAVPLPAKTDDVWLLGRAWSTPGGFVRGAQFVFRALGGVLRGQRLAGIGVGLATSFCKAVVVDQGVPLRLNSALEDLVVEDGRVVGVRVRRDGRAVTIRARRGVMLAGGGFEHNVDWRQKHHGIDGAPSGNPGNVGGPIAVAQRAGAAVELMDEAWWGGSIAPLPGTAPAFIVGERSMPYSLMLDAHGDRFANESESYVDLGHHMLAHDKDGPYWLVADARHARRYLRTFALDPRANKAMRKAGIMVKARSVDELARGLGVQPARLRATLERFNGFARAGKDGDFGRGDSAYDRYYGDPTVRPNPCLGPLEKAPFTAFRVVIGDLGTKGGVVTDGDGRALREDGSVIEGLYSAGNNSASVMGRTYPGPGSTIGPAAVFGVRAARHMAGSRS; encoded by the coding sequence ATGACCACGGCTGACGGGACGACGCAGGACGAGACCTTCGACGTCGTGGTGGTGGGCAGCGGTGCTGCCGCGTTCGCCACCGCGCTCGGGGCGGTCGACGAAGGGCTCAGCGCGGTGCTGCTGGAGAGCACCGACAAGTGGGGCGGCAGCACCGCGATGTCCGGGGGCGGCATGTGGCTGCCGGACAACCCCCTCATGGCACGTGCCGGGGTCGGCGACTCCCGGGAGGAGGCGCTGACCTACCTCGCGGCGACGGTGGGCGAGGAGGGTGTGGCCGCTTCCCGGGCGCGGCAGGAGGCCTTCGTCGACGGAGTGGCGGACTTCGTCACGACGGCCGAGCGGCACGGCATGCGCTTCGCCCGGGCCACCGACTACCCCGACTACTACCCGGAGCGCCCGGGCGGCAAGGTCGGGCGCTCGATGGAGGTCGAGCCGCTGGACTCCAAGGCGATCGGGGACTGGTGGCGGACCCTGCGCAACGCGGTGCCGCTGCCGGCGAAGACCGACGACGTGTGGCTGCTCGGCCGGGCCTGGTCCACGCCGGGCGGGTTCGTCCGTGGTGCGCAGTTCGTCTTCCGGGCGCTCGGCGGGGTGCTGCGCGGTCAGCGGCTGGCCGGCATCGGCGTCGGCCTCGCCACGTCGTTCTGCAAGGCCGTCGTGGTGGACCAGGGAGTTCCGCTGCGGCTCAACTCAGCCCTGGAGGACCTGGTCGTCGAGGACGGCCGCGTGGTGGGCGTCCGGGTCCGCCGCGACGGCCGGGCGGTCACCATCCGTGCCCGCCGGGGCGTGATGCTGGCCGGTGGGGGCTTCGAGCACAACGTCGACTGGCGGCAGAAGCACCACGGCATCGACGGGGCGCCGTCGGGCAACCCGGGCAACGTCGGGGGCCCCATCGCGGTCGCCCAGCGTGCCGGTGCGGCCGTCGAGCTCATGGACGAGGCGTGGTGGGGCGGGTCGATCGCGCCGCTCCCCGGGACGGCGCCGGCCTTCATCGTGGGCGAGCGTTCGATGCCGTACTCGCTCATGCTCGACGCGCACGGGGACCGGTTCGCCAACGAGTCCGAGTCCTACGTGGACCTCGGTCACCACATGCTCGCCCACGACAAGGACGGCCCGTACTGGCTGGTGGCCGACGCCCGGCACGCCCGCCGGTACCTGCGGACCTTCGCCCTCGACCCGCGGGCCAACAAGGCGATGCGCAAGGCCGGCATCATGGTCAAGGCGCGCAGCGTCGACGAGCTCGCCCGCGGGCTGGGTGTCCAGCCGGCTCGACTGCGCGCCACCCTCGAGCGGTTCAACGGCTTCGCCCGCGCCGGCAAGGACGGCGACTTCGGCCGGGGCGACTCCGCCTACGACCGCTACTACGGTGACCCGACCGTCCGGCCCAACCCGTGCCTGGGCCCGCTGGAGAAGGCGCCGTTCACGGCGTTCCGGGTCGTGATCGGCGACCTGGGCACCAAGGGCGGGGTGGTCACCGACGGTGATGGCCGGGCCCTGCGCGAGGACGGGTCCGTCATCGAGGGTCTGTACTCGGCCGGCAACAACTCCGCGTCCGTGATGGGTCGCACCTATCCCGGGCCGGGCTCGACCATCGGCCCGGCTGCGGTGTTCGGCGTGCGTGCCGCCCGGCACATGGCCGGCTCGCGAAGCTGA
- a CDS encoding MarR family winged helix-turn-helix transcriptional regulator, whose protein sequence is MVQGRLGSQVDPGLDSGRCALMLRWDASGPARATDLVARLGMDMSTVSRQVASLVALGLVERVPHPGDGRVRPSSISAEGSADRSG, encoded by the coding sequence GTGGTGCAGGGCCGGCTGGGCAGTCAGGTGGACCCCGGCCTGGACAGCGGTCGCTGCGCTCTGATGCTGCGGTGGGACGCCAGCGGGCCGGCGCGGGCCACCGACCTCGTCGCCCGGCTCGGCATGGACATGAGCACGGTGAGCCGGCAGGTCGCCTCGCTGGTGGCGCTCGGGCTCGTCGAGCGGGTGCCGCACCCGGGCGACGGTCGGGTGCGGCCGTCGTCCATCTCGGCGGAGGGCAGCGCCGACCGGTCCGGCTGA
- a CDS encoding pyruvate, water dikinase regulatory protein encodes MEADLPALDADAVVPVFFLSDSTGISAETMGNALLIQFPDVHFERTLIPFISSVEEARAVVAQLDEAMTGPVTPLVFTTAAVDEVREELLRTKAPIIDFFGIHMDRVEAQLGTRGLREARRLHGVGDVRRYNSRMAAIEFAIEHDDGLSPRGLDRADVVLLAPSRCGKTPTAMYLALQHGLFVANYPLVDEDLETTDLPRPVKDLRDRCFGLTTTVARLSRVRQERRPDSRYASEDQCRYELRRATAMYERHSLPTVDTSAASVEEIAAVVIQTLARQRRSSEGQPTGRRPPSGHDLRRGRTPRP; translated from the coding sequence ATGGAAGCCGACCTGCCGGCGCTGGACGCGGACGCCGTCGTCCCGGTGTTCTTCCTGTCCGACAGCACCGGGATCAGCGCCGAGACGATGGGCAACGCGCTGCTCATCCAGTTCCCCGACGTGCACTTCGAGCGCACCCTGATCCCGTTCATCTCCTCGGTCGAGGAGGCCCGCGCGGTGGTGGCCCAGCTCGACGAGGCGATGACCGGCCCGGTCACCCCGCTGGTCTTCACCACCGCCGCGGTCGACGAGGTGCGCGAGGAACTGCTGAGGACCAAGGCCCCGATCATCGACTTCTTCGGCATCCACATGGACCGGGTGGAGGCCCAGCTGGGCACCCGCGGGCTGCGGGAGGCCCGCCGGCTGCACGGGGTGGGCGACGTCCGGCGGTACAACAGCCGGATGGCGGCGATCGAGTTCGCCATCGAGCACGACGACGGCCTGAGCCCCCGGGGCCTGGACCGGGCCGACGTCGTGCTGCTGGCGCCGTCCCGGTGCGGCAAGACACCCACCGCCATGTACCTGGCCCTGCAGCACGGCCTGTTCGTGGCCAACTACCCGCTGGTCGACGAGGACCTGGAGACCACCGACCTGCCCCGGCCGGTGAAGGACCTGCGCGACCGCTGCTTCGGGCTGACCACCACGGTCGCCCGGCTCAGCCGGGTCCGGCAGGAACGGCGCCCGGACTCCCGGTACGCGTCGGAGGACCAGTGCCGCTACGAGCTGCGCCGGGCGACGGCGATGTACGAGCGGCACTCCCTGCCCACGGTGGACACCTCGGCGGCCTCCGTCGAGGAGATCGCCGCCGTGGTGATCCAGACCCTGGCCCGGCAGCGGCGCAGCTCCGAGGGGCAGCCGACCGGCCGACGCCCACCCTCCGGTCATGACCTCCGGCGAGGAAGGACACCCCGACCATGA
- the ppsA gene encoding phosphoenolpyruvate synthase, giving the protein MSTDTAPEAPAGSGDEADNVRWFAELGLGDLEVVGGKNASLGEMISHLADAGVSVPDGFATTAAAYQRFLGDTGLAARIADRLRTLDTDDVRALSAAGTEIRRAVVEQPFPPALEADIRTAYERLAGDDAEASFAVRSSATAEDLPDASFAGQQETFLNVRGIDAVLQAVREVYASLYNDRAIAYRVHHGFDHESVSLSAGVQRMVRSDVGASGVLFTMDTESGFRDAVFITSAYGLGEGVVQGAVNPDEFYVYKPALRAGRPAVLKRGVGEKATKMVYTSSAEVGRTTEFVDVDPADRRKLSLTDDEVLELARQALKIEEHYGRPMDIEWGKDGRTGELMILQARPETVQSRAGTTSERYRLTGTGDVVVEGRAIGQKIGAGAVRVLGDLDEMDSFTPGDVLVADMTDPDWEPIMKRASAIVTDRGGRTCHAAIIARELGIPAVVGTGTATRALHDGDPVTVSCAEGDTGLVYAGEVGFEVAETELEAMPEIPTKIMMNVGTPEQAFAFSRLPHAGVGLARLEFVINRQIGIHPRALLELETLEPELAAEITERIAAYPSARDFFVQRVAEGVSMIAAAFAPEPVIVRMSDFKSNEYANLLGGERYEPHEENPMLGYRGASRYLSADFADCFAMECEALRYVRDEMGLTNVKIMIPFVRTVAEIEGVVALLGEHGLRRGENDLSVVMMCELPSNALLAGEFLEHVDGFSIGSNDMTQLVLGLDRDSSLVAGSFDERNPAVLAVLEMAIKACLERGKYVGICGQGPSDHPDLAEWLVAQGIESMSLNPDTVVDTWLHLARTSRPA; this is encoded by the coding sequence ATGAGCACCGACACCGCACCCGAGGCACCGGCCGGCAGCGGCGACGAGGCCGACAACGTCCGCTGGTTCGCCGAGCTGGGGCTGGGCGACCTGGAGGTCGTGGGCGGCAAGAACGCCTCGCTGGGCGAGATGATCTCCCACCTGGCCGACGCCGGGGTCAGCGTCCCCGACGGCTTCGCCACGACGGCCGCGGCCTACCAGCGCTTCCTCGGCGACACCGGGCTGGCCGCCCGGATCGCCGACCGGCTGCGCACGCTGGACACCGACGACGTCCGGGCGCTGTCCGCCGCCGGCACGGAGATCCGCCGGGCGGTGGTCGAGCAGCCGTTCCCGCCGGCGCTGGAGGCCGACATCCGGACCGCCTACGAGCGCCTGGCCGGGGACGACGCCGAGGCCTCCTTCGCGGTGCGGTCCAGCGCCACGGCCGAGGACCTCCCCGACGCCTCCTTCGCCGGCCAGCAGGAGACGTTCCTCAACGTCCGCGGCATCGACGCGGTGCTGCAGGCCGTCCGCGAGGTCTACGCCTCGCTCTACAACGACCGGGCCATCGCCTACCGCGTGCACCACGGCTTCGACCACGAGTCGGTGTCGCTGTCGGCGGGCGTGCAGCGGATGGTCCGCTCGGACGTCGGGGCGTCGGGCGTGCTGTTCACCATGGACACCGAGTCCGGCTTCCGGGACGCCGTCTTCATCACCTCGGCCTACGGGCTGGGCGAGGGCGTCGTGCAGGGGGCGGTCAACCCGGACGAGTTCTACGTCTACAAGCCCGCCCTGCGGGCCGGGCGGCCCGCCGTCCTCAAGCGCGGCGTGGGGGAGAAGGCCACCAAGATGGTCTACACCTCCTCCGCCGAGGTCGGCCGGACGACGGAGTTCGTCGACGTCGACCCCGCCGACCGCCGGAAGCTCTCGCTCACCGACGACGAGGTGCTCGAGCTGGCCCGCCAGGCGCTCAAGATCGAGGAGCACTACGGCCGGCCGATGGACATCGAGTGGGGCAAGGACGGCCGCACCGGTGAGCTGATGATCCTGCAGGCCCGCCCGGAGACGGTGCAGTCCCGCGCCGGCACCACCTCCGAGCGCTACCGGCTCACCGGCACCGGGGACGTCGTGGTCGAGGGGCGGGCGATCGGGCAGAAGATCGGCGCCGGCGCGGTCCGGGTGCTCGGCGACCTCGACGAGATGGACTCCTTCACCCCCGGCGACGTGCTGGTCGCGGACATGACCGACCCGGACTGGGAACCGATCATGAAGCGGGCCTCGGCGATCGTGACCGACCGCGGCGGCCGTACCTGCCACGCGGCGATCATCGCCCGCGAGCTGGGCATCCCCGCCGTCGTCGGCACCGGCACCGCGACCCGGGCCCTGCACGACGGCGACCCGGTCACCGTCTCCTGCGCCGAGGGCGACACCGGCCTGGTCTACGCCGGGGAGGTGGGCTTCGAGGTCGCCGAGACCGAGCTGGAGGCCATGCCGGAGATCCCCACCAAGATCATGATGAACGTGGGGACGCCGGAGCAGGCCTTCGCCTTCTCCCGGCTGCCGCACGCCGGCGTCGGGCTGGCCCGGCTGGAGTTCGTGATCAACCGGCAGATCGGCATCCACCCCCGCGCGCTGCTGGAGCTGGAGACCCTCGAGCCGGAGCTCGCGGCGGAGATCACCGAGCGGATCGCCGCCTACCCCTCGGCACGGGACTTCTTCGTGCAGCGGGTCGCCGAGGGCGTCTCGATGATCGCGGCGGCGTTCGCGCCGGAGCCGGTGATCGTGCGGATGAGCGACTTCAAGTCCAACGAGTACGCCAACCTGCTCGGCGGCGAGCGCTACGAGCCGCACGAGGAGAACCCGATGCTCGGCTACCGCGGGGCGTCGCGGTACCTGTCGGCCGACTTCGCCGACTGCTTCGCCATGGAGTGCGAGGCGCTCCGGTACGTCCGGGACGAGATGGGCCTGACCAACGTCAAGATCATGATCCCGTTCGTCCGGACGGTGGCGGAGATCGAGGGCGTCGTCGCCCTGCTCGGCGAGCACGGCCTGCGCCGCGGCGAGAACGACCTGTCGGTGGTGATGATGTGCGAGCTGCCGTCCAACGCGCTGCTGGCCGGGGAGTTCCTCGAGCACGTCGACGGGTTCTCCATCGGCTCCAACGACATGACCCAGCTGGTGCTGGGCCTGGACCGCGACTCCAGCCTGGTGGCCGGCAGCTTCGACGAGCGGAACCCCGCCGTCCTGGCGGTGCTGGAGATGGCGATCAAGGCCTGCCTGGAGCGCGGAAAGTACGTCGGCATCTGCGGGCAGGGCCCCAGTGACCACCCCGATCTGGCCGAGTGGCTCGTCGCGCAGGGGATCGAGTCGATGTCGCTGAACCCGGACACCGTCGTCGACACCTGGCTGCACCTCGCCCGGACGTCGCGCCCGGCCTGA
- a CDS encoding ATP-binding protein → MSTEPPGPWVQRPLPAVTAPRTSWSWQITRPAELTSARNDLRAGLADHAGPGGAGEDDVDRLLLAFEELASNGLRHSGAPVQVRVDECGAGWLIDVSDARPDRPPVPAVDRDPAQGGLGLHLIARLSTTVGWVVVGPRKHVWAALLPTA, encoded by the coding sequence ATGAGCACCGAACCGCCCGGGCCCTGGGTGCAGCGCCCGCTCCCCGCCGTCACCGCGCCCCGGACCAGCTGGAGCTGGCAGATCACCCGGCCGGCCGAGCTGACGTCGGCCCGCAACGACCTCCGGGCCGGTCTCGCCGACCACGCCGGGCCCGGGGGCGCCGGCGAGGACGACGTCGACCGGCTGCTGCTGGCCTTCGAGGAGCTGGCCTCCAACGGGCTGCGGCACAGCGGCGCCCCCGTGCAGGTCCGGGTCGACGAGTGCGGCGCGGGCTGGCTGATCGACGTCAGCGACGCCCGCCCCGACCGTCCGCCCGTGCCGGCCGTCGACCGCGACCCGGCCCAGGGCGGTCTGGGTCTGCACCTGATCGCCCGGCTGTCGACCACGGTGGGCTGGGTCGTCGTCGGGCCCCGCAAGCACGTCTGGGCGGCCCTCCTCCCGACCGCCTGA